A part of Paenarthrobacter sp. A20 genomic DNA contains:
- a CDS encoding GNAT family N-acetyltransferase, with amino-acid sequence MLEYDSGEEISIIIDQTDVGDVWLIPLKLLDDDSRAIHLGEVAMLSVGEGQREFVGDPLRMMLIGLEEESRLPYVIESGGEAVGVLTLQTGAARLAGWPDDESAWLLRGLLIDTGNQGRGLGSRAARAAVEEARKLTGRLGGGQAGVVLSVNEHNPAGQAAYRNAGFLDAGRYQGGSSGPQRIMHKAFA; translated from the coding sequence ATGCTTGAATATGACTCGGGTGAAGAGATTTCAATCATCATTGATCAAACTGATGTGGGTGATGTGTGGCTCATCCCGCTCAAACTCCTGGACGACGACTCGCGGGCCATTCACCTTGGGGAGGTGGCCATGCTGTCCGTCGGGGAGGGGCAGCGTGAGTTCGTCGGCGACCCGCTCCGCATGATGCTGATCGGCCTGGAGGAAGAATCCCGGTTGCCGTATGTCATCGAGTCCGGCGGGGAGGCCGTAGGCGTGCTGACCCTCCAGACCGGCGCTGCGCGACTGGCGGGGTGGCCCGACGACGAGTCCGCGTGGCTCCTGAGGGGGCTTCTCATCGACACCGGAAACCAGGGGCGGGGCCTCGGTTCCAGGGCGGCGCGTGCGGCAGTGGAGGAAGCGCGCAAGCTGACTGGCCGGCTGGGTGGCGGCCAGGCCGGCGTCGTGCTCTCCGTCAACGAACATAATCCGGCGGGCCAGGCCGCCTATCGCAACGCCGGATTCCTGGATGCGGGCCGGTATCAGGGTGGGAGTTCCGGTCCGCAGCGAATCATGCACAAGGCATTCGCCTAA